A genomic region of Pseudomonas frederiksbergensis contains the following coding sequences:
- the ureE gene encoding urease accessory protein UreE: MLVIHRRVDPHPVWAAELHLNFEARSKSRLRCFSAEGEDVGLFLERGQPPLYDGECLEAEDGRIVRVCARPEQLLHVTCANAFELTRAAYHLGNRHVALQVGDGWLRLLDDYVLKAMLEQLGARAENIEAAFQPEHGAYGGGHHHSRHGDEDFNYPPKLHQFGVRT; the protein is encoded by the coding sequence ATGCTGGTGATTCATCGCAGAGTCGACCCTCACCCCGTCTGGGCCGCCGAGTTGCACCTGAACTTCGAGGCGCGCAGTAAAAGCCGTCTGCGCTGTTTCAGTGCTGAAGGTGAAGACGTCGGGTTGTTTTTGGAGCGCGGCCAGCCGCCGCTGTACGACGGCGAATGCCTGGAGGCCGAAGACGGCCGCATCGTCCGCGTCTGCGCCCGTCCCGAACAGCTGTTGCACGTCACCTGCGCCAATGCTTTCGAACTGACCCGCGCCGCCTATCACCTGGGCAACCGCCACGTTGCCCTGCAAGTCGGTGATGGCTGGCTGCGCCTGCTCGACGACTACGTGCTCAAAGCCATGCTCGAACAGTTGGGCGCCCGGGCCGAAAACATCGAAGCAGCGTTCCAGCCGGAGCACGGCGCCTATGGCGGTGGCCATCATCATTCGCGACACGGCGACGAGGACTTTAACTATCCACCGAAACTGCATCAGTTCGGCGTACGCACGTGA
- a CDS encoding NRAMP family divalent metal transporter has product MSDLPADRRAFRQRLTRLLAAMGPGLVVMMADTEAGSVITAAQSGAQWGYRLLLLQFLLVPLMFMAQELTVRLGLCTGKGYVELVRQRFGRALAMSTAIVLLLSCFGALLTQMSGLVGAGSLFGIPGWLILFTLVVFILGMVLTGSYHSVERVTLAVGLFGLAFLVMAVKAQPDVRQILHDIVRMPLNNPDYLYLLAANLGTSVMPWTVFYQQSALIDKGLGAEHLPLARIDTLVGAVFCQVLTAAIVIAAAATLGGHGAGLESIAQIGEAFGALIGPTWGEAVFAIGLAGGALVATIVVCLSAVWAVGEALGVRHSLEQHPLDAPWFYGPFALLLIGGALLVASGVNLIRLSIAVGVLNALLIPLILLLLFLLARSVLPPEHRLRGRYALAVAVIFTLTSVLGLYAGLSGSLG; this is encoded by the coding sequence ATGAGCGACCTTCCCGCAGACCGCCGCGCGTTTCGACAACGCCTGACCCGCTTGCTCGCGGCCATGGGCCCGGGGCTGGTGGTGATGATGGCCGACACCGAGGCCGGCAGCGTAATTACCGCAGCGCAAAGTGGTGCGCAGTGGGGCTATCGCTTGTTGCTGCTGCAGTTTCTGCTGGTGCCATTGATGTTCATGGCCCAGGAGCTGACGGTGCGCTTGGGTTTGTGCACCGGCAAAGGCTATGTGGAACTGGTTCGTCAGCGCTTTGGCCGGGCGCTGGCCATGAGCACCGCGATTGTTTTGCTGCTCAGTTGTTTTGGTGCGCTGCTGACGCAGATGAGCGGTCTGGTGGGGGCCGGCAGTCTGTTCGGTATTCCGGGCTGGCTGATTTTGTTCACGCTGGTGGTGTTCATCCTCGGCATGGTGCTGACGGGTTCGTATCATTCGGTCGAGCGCGTAACCCTCGCGGTGGGATTGTTCGGCCTGGCGTTTCTGGTGATGGCGGTCAAGGCGCAGCCTGATGTTCGGCAGATACTGCACGACATTGTCCGGATGCCCCTCAACAACCCTGACTATCTGTACTTGCTGGCAGCCAACCTCGGCACCAGCGTGATGCCCTGGACGGTGTTCTATCAGCAATCGGCGCTGATCGATAAGGGCTTGGGTGCTGAACATTTGCCGCTGGCGCGAATCGATACGCTGGTCGGTGCGGTGTTCTGCCAGGTGCTGACCGCCGCCATCGTTATCGCTGCCGCCGCGACCCTTGGCGGGCACGGCGCGGGGCTAGAGAGCATCGCCCAAATCGGCGAAGCCTTTGGTGCGTTGATCGGGCCGACCTGGGGCGAGGCAGTGTTCGCCATCGGGCTCGCCGGCGGTGCTTTGGTGGCTACCATCGTCGTCTGTCTGAGCGCAGTCTGGGCTGTGGGCGAGGCATTGGGCGTACGTCATTCGCTGGAGCAACATCCGCTGGATGCGCCGTGGTTCTATGGCCCCTTTGCGTTGTTGCTGATTGGCGGAGCGCTGCTGGTGGCGTCTGGTGTGAACCTGATCCGCTTGTCGATCGCAGTCGGGGTACTCAATGCACTGTTGATCCCGCTCATATTGCTGTTGTTGTTCTTGCTGGCGCGCAGTGTGCTGCCGCCGGAACATCGCCTGCGCGGACGTTACGCGCTGGCGGTTGCTGTCATCTTCACGCTGACCTCGGTGCTCGGGCTGTACGCCGGCCTGAGCGGTTCGCTGGGATGA
- a CDS encoding SDR family oxidoreductase, which translates to MSNTLFITGATSGFGEACARRFAEAGWKLVLTGRREERLNALCAELSKQTEVHGLVLDVRDRKAMEEAIANLPPSFATLRGLINNAGLALGVDPAPTCDLDDWDTMVDTNVKGLMYSTRLLLPRLIAHGRGAGIINLGSIAGNYPYPGSHVYGATKAFVKQFSLNLRCDLQGTGVRVSNIEPGLCESEFSLVRFAGDQARYDATYAGAEPIQPQDIAETIFWVLNAPAHININRLELMPVSQTWGGFAIDRSGKA; encoded by the coding sequence ATGTCCAACACCCTGTTTATTACCGGCGCGACGTCCGGTTTTGGTGAAGCCTGTGCCCGTCGTTTTGCCGAGGCTGGCTGGAAACTGGTGCTGACGGGCCGTCGTGAAGAGCGTCTGAATGCCCTGTGCGCCGAATTGTCGAAGCAGACCGAAGTCCATGGCCTGGTGCTCGACGTGCGTGACCGCAAGGCCATGGAAGAGGCGATCGCCAACTTGCCGCCGTCGTTTGCCACGCTGCGCGGACTGATCAACAACGCGGGCCTGGCCTTGGGTGTAGACCCGGCGCCAACGTGCGATCTGGACGACTGGGACACCATGGTCGACACCAACGTCAAAGGCCTGATGTACAGCACCCGCCTGCTGCTGCCACGCTTGATTGCCCACGGTCGCGGCGCCGGGATCATCAACCTCGGTTCCATCGCCGGCAACTACCCGTATCCGGGCAGCCACGTGTATGGCGCGACCAAAGCCTTCGTCAAACAGTTCTCGCTGAACCTGCGTTGCGATTTGCAAGGCACTGGCGTGCGGGTGAGCAACATCGAGCCGGGCCTGTGTGAAAGCGAGTTCTCGCTGGTGCGCTTTGCCGGTGACCAGGCCCGCTATGACGCCACGTACGCGGGCGCTGAGCCGATCCAGCCGCAGGACATCGCCGAGACGATTTTCTGGGTCCTCAATGCCCCGGCGCACATCAACATCAACCGTCTGGAATTGATGCCGGTGAGCCAGACCTGGGGCGGGTTTGCGATCGACCGTAGTGGCAAGGCATAA
- the ureG gene encoding urease accessory protein UreG, translated as MNTQPLRVGIGGPVGSGKTALTLALCLALRDRYNLAVVTNDIYTREDADFLVRNEALAPERIIGVETGGCPHTAIREDASINLEAVDQLNRRFPGLDLILVESGGDNLSATFSPELSDLTIYVIDVSAGDKLPRKGGPGICKSDLLVINKIDLAPLVGASLSMMDSDTKRMRGGKPFVFSNQKTGQGLEEIIAFIERQGLLTAD; from the coding sequence ATGAACACACAACCTCTGCGCGTCGGCATCGGCGGCCCGGTGGGTTCCGGCAAAACCGCGCTGACCCTGGCCCTGTGTCTGGCGTTGCGTGATCGCTACAACCTGGCGGTGGTCACCAACGACATCTATACCCGCGAAGACGCCGATTTTCTGGTGCGCAACGAAGCCCTGGCCCCCGAGCGGATCATCGGCGTGGAAACCGGCGGCTGCCCGCACACGGCGATCCGCGAAGATGCGTCGATCAACCTCGAAGCGGTGGATCAACTGAACCGACGCTTTCCCGGTCTCGATCTGATTCTGGTGGAGTCCGGTGGCGACAACCTGTCGGCGACCTTCAGCCCGGAACTTTCGGACCTGACGATCTACGTGATCGATGTCTCGGCCGGCGACAAGCTGCCGCGCAAGGGCGGGCCTGGGATCTGCAAGTCTGACCTGCTGGTGATCAACAAGATCGACCTGGCGCCGCTGGTAGGCGCATCGCTGTCGATGATGGACAGCGACACTAAACGCATGCGCGGCGGCAAGCCGTTCGTCTTCAGTAATCAGAAAACCGGCCAGGGCCTTGAAGAAATCATCGCCTTCATCGAACGCCAGGGGCTTCTGACAGCGGACTGA
- a CDS encoding TerC family protein, whose amino-acid sequence MLFEGALHALSMVFQVFLLDLILSGDNALVIALACRGLPPEQLRRAVLIGTSGAIILRALLTTLTGWLLLVPWLKLIGAVLLLVIAIRLLTENEADEQGSLPGGSPQTLGGAVVTVLTADLIMSMDNVVGLAAVAQGSVFYLVLGLLLSVPLLMFGSLHITRLLQRQPLLVSIGAALLGYVAGDIAVSDPVVVGWVNSQSPALNQVVPLLCAVYVVLQARIILRQRARLPKPAVIQRVARAVRFQEPVSEPVKLPVVKPEVELTASPAPVIEASSDAPPRRLFGEYSGLATVLAGLAGIFVISAALYSLVGGLSGGLLPTPQKDYAYVCTGASTTLYYRPGGSTIRLVTGGGEASGYVRYKKILWQNPQNALKELHLTPPSEIEKTSATVVTLNGGSFSQIQCARSP is encoded by the coding sequence ATGTTATTTGAAGGTGCGCTGCACGCGCTGAGTATGGTCTTTCAGGTGTTCCTGCTGGACCTGATCCTGTCCGGCGATAACGCGTTGGTGATCGCCCTGGCCTGTCGCGGGTTGCCGCCGGAACAGTTACGTCGGGCCGTGTTGATCGGCACCAGCGGCGCGATCATCCTGCGGGCGTTACTGACCACGCTGACCGGGTGGTTGCTGTTGGTGCCGTGGCTCAAGTTGATCGGCGCGGTGCTGTTGCTGGTGATTGCCATACGGCTGCTGACCGAGAATGAGGCCGACGAACAGGGCAGCCTGCCAGGCGGCTCGCCACAGACCTTGGGTGGCGCGGTGGTCACGGTGCTGACCGCCGACCTGATCATGAGCATGGATAACGTGGTCGGGCTGGCGGCGGTGGCGCAGGGCAGTGTCTTTTATCTGGTGCTGGGGCTGCTGCTGAGCGTGCCGCTGTTGATGTTCGGCAGCCTGCATATCACCCGTCTGTTGCAGCGCCAGCCGTTGCTGGTGTCGATTGGCGCAGCACTGCTGGGCTATGTCGCGGGGGACATTGCGGTCTCTGATCCGGTGGTCGTGGGCTGGGTCAACAGCCAGTCACCTGCGCTCAATCAGGTGGTGCCCTTGTTGTGTGCGGTGTATGTGGTGCTTCAGGCTCGGATCATTCTTCGGCAACGTGCGCGGTTGCCCAAACCTGCGGTCATACAGCGGGTTGCGCGGGCGGTCAGGTTTCAGGAACCGGTCAGCGAGCCGGTGAAGTTGCCTGTCGTGAAACCCGAGGTCGAACTGACGGCATCGCCTGCGCCTGTGATTGAAGCGTCCAGTGACGCGCCGCCTCGACGTCTGTTCGGCGAATACAGTGGGTTGGCGACGGTGTTGGCGGGGCTTGCCGGTATTTTCGTGATCAGCGCTGCGTTGTATAGCCTGGTGGGCGGATTGTCGGGTGGTCTGCTGCCGACGCCGCAAAAGGATTATGCGTATGTCTGCACCGGCGCGAGCACCACCCTTTACTATCGACCCGGCGGCAGCACGATCCGGCTCGTCACGGGTGGCGGTGAAGCCTCGGGTTACGTGAGGTACAAGAAAATCCTCTGGCAGAACCCGCAGAACGCCCTCAAGGAACTGCACCTGACGCCCCCCAGCGAGATCGAAAAGACCAGCGCTACGGTTGTCACCCTCAATGGCGGCAGTTTCTCGCAGATCCAGTGCGCGCGCAGCCCGTGA
- the hflC gene encoding protease modulator HflC: protein MNRTFKWLAAAVVAIALWALAASAYVVDESQQALIIRFGAPMGVAGEPGLKFKVPFSDSVVFYDSRLQTLSSPAEQVILGDQKRIEVETYTRFRINDPLRFYQTVGTLDQANAQLTQMVSSSLRRKLGEISLRSLLSTERQQEVSIIEKDVADKAHALGIDVTEVRLHRADLPLEASQAIYDRMKSERQREAKELRAQGFEWAQQIQAKADRDRTVLLSEVQRQSAITHGEADAAANQILSAAFSKDPEFYKLYRSLQTYRQALSDSQPMLVLTPDAEFLKQFRNGPATTSGK from the coding sequence ATGAACCGCACCTTCAAATGGTTGGCCGCAGCCGTCGTCGCGATTGCGCTTTGGGCGTTGGCCGCGTCGGCCTATGTCGTCGATGAATCGCAACAGGCACTGATCATCCGCTTTGGCGCACCGATGGGCGTGGCCGGGGAACCGGGGCTCAAGTTCAAGGTGCCGTTCAGTGATTCCGTCGTGTTCTACGACAGTCGCTTGCAGACTCTGTCGTCACCGGCCGAACAAGTCATCCTCGGTGATCAGAAACGTATCGAGGTCGAGACCTATACACGTTTTCGCATCAACGACCCGCTGCGTTTCTATCAGACGGTCGGAACGCTGGACCAGGCCAATGCGCAGCTGACACAAATGGTCAGCTCCTCACTGCGCCGAAAGCTGGGTGAAATATCGCTGCGTTCGTTGTTGTCCACGGAGCGTCAGCAGGAAGTCTCGATCATCGAGAAAGACGTGGCCGACAAGGCCCACGCACTCGGCATCGATGTGACAGAAGTGCGCCTGCACCGCGCCGATCTGCCGCTGGAGGCCAGTCAGGCGATTTACGACCGGATGAAATCCGAGCGTCAACGCGAAGCCAAGGAGCTGCGCGCGCAGGGCTTTGAATGGGCTCAGCAAATTCAGGCCAAGGCCGACCGTGATCGCACGGTGTTGCTGTCCGAGGTCCAGCGCCAGTCGGCAATCACTCATGGTGAGGCCGATGCGGCGGCCAACCAGATTCTTTCGGCGGCGTTTAGCAAAGACCCGGAATTCTACAAGTTGTACCGCTCGTTACAGACTTACCGTCAGGCGCTGTCTGACAGTCAGCCGATGCTGGTACTGACGCCTGATGCTGAGTTTCTCAAGCAGTTTCGGAACGGGCCGGCAACGACCAGCGGCAAGTAG
- a CDS encoding urease accessory protein UreF: MNPAWALLRLASPQLPIGGYSYSQGLEMAVDNGRVSDPLSAKRWISDQLLLNLARFEAPLLLAHCTAAAHEDWPQLLQCSEEHRASRETRELHQESRQMGYSLQQLLNGLPELDDTARAFLAQRSEPHLALGWALAARAWQITPQDALAAWLWSWLENQLAVLMKTLPLGQQAAQRLTSELLPLLQQAQQNASSLDPQHYGSAAFGLSLACMAHERQYSRLFRS; this comes from the coding sequence GTGAACCCGGCCTGGGCGCTGCTGCGTCTGGCCAGTCCGCAATTGCCGATTGGCGGCTACAGCTATTCCCAAGGCCTGGAAATGGCCGTGGACAACGGCCGCGTGAGCGATCCGCTATCGGCCAAACGCTGGATCAGCGATCAGTTGCTGCTCAACCTGGCGCGCTTCGAAGCGCCGCTGTTACTCGCCCATTGCACCGCCGCCGCCCATGAAGACTGGCCACAGTTGCTGCAATGTAGCGAGGAACACCGCGCCAGTCGGGAAACCCGCGAGCTGCATCAGGAGAGCCGGCAAATGGGCTACTCCCTACAGCAACTTCTCAACGGTTTGCCGGAACTGGATGACACCGCCCGCGCCTTTCTCGCACAACGTAGCGAACCGCATCTGGCCCTCGGCTGGGCGCTGGCCGCGCGCGCCTGGCAGATAACCCCGCAAGACGCCCTGGCCGCCTGGCTCTGGAGCTGGTTGGAGAATCAATTGGCGGTGTTGATGAAAACCCTGCCGCTGGGCCAGCAAGCCGCGCAACGTCTCACCAGCGAGCTGCTGCCGCTGCTGCAACAGGCTCAGCAGAACGCCTCAAGCCTTGACCCTCAACACTACGGCAGTGCCGCTTTCGGCCTGTCCCTGGCGTGCATGGCCCATGAGCGCCAGTACAGCCGTCTGTTCCGTTCCTAG
- a CDS encoding cation diffusion facilitator family transporter encodes MSNRGEQVLLKQSTILMFAVGIAAIVTGVASGSQSILFDGFFSLIATVIKVLMLITAKLIAKESNQRFQFGFWHLEPMVLLIEGSFLLLIAIYAFLSGVFGIINGGREIELGLVIPFAALLSVVCFGYFFYVRYRNRTLKSSLIQFDNISWLVDAMLSIGLLVSFLTALLLKSYGYGAWAAYVDPSILILLALSMLAPAFNILKPALRDVLGIVPDQLDDKVRQVMDEVKAEHGFADYVSYVQKHGRARFIEIHVVLPVDYPLDGVATLDELREQISAKLGKPDAARWLTISFTGDRKWIAG; translated from the coding sequence GTGAGTAACCGAGGTGAGCAGGTACTGCTCAAACAATCGACCATCCTGATGTTCGCCGTGGGGATCGCCGCGATCGTCACGGGTGTTGCTTCTGGCTCCCAATCGATTTTATTCGATGGTTTTTTTTCGCTGATCGCGACCGTCATCAAGGTCCTGATGCTGATCACCGCCAAGCTGATCGCCAAGGAAAGTAACCAGCGCTTCCAGTTCGGCTTCTGGCACCTGGAACCGATGGTGCTGCTGATCGAAGGCAGCTTTTTGTTGCTGATTGCGATCTACGCCTTTCTCAGCGGTGTGTTCGGCATCATCAACGGTGGCCGCGAGATCGAACTGGGCCTGGTGATCCCTTTTGCGGCGCTGCTTAGCGTTGTCTGTTTCGGCTATTTCTTCTACGTCCGCTATCGCAATCGTACGTTGAAATCGTCGTTGATCCAGTTCGACAACATCAGTTGGCTGGTGGATGCGATGCTCTCGATCGGCTTGCTGGTGAGCTTCCTCACCGCGTTGCTGCTCAAGTCATACGGCTATGGCGCGTGGGCCGCTTACGTCGACCCGTCGATCCTGATCCTGCTGGCCCTGAGCATGCTCGCGCCGGCCTTCAATATCCTCAAGCCAGCGTTACGCGATGTACTGGGGATTGTCCCGGATCAGCTGGATGACAAGGTTCGCCAGGTGATGGACGAGGTTAAGGCCGAGCATGGTTTTGCCGACTACGTCTCGTATGTGCAGAAGCACGGACGGGCGCGTTTCATCGAGATTCACGTGGTATTGCCGGTGGACTACCCACTCGACGGCGTGGCCACACTGGATGAACTGCGTGAGCAGATTTCGGCGAAGCTCGGCAAGCCGGATGCGGCGCGTTGGCTGACCATCAGTTTCACCGGTGATCGCAAGTGGATTGCTGGTTGA
- a CDS encoding TetR family transcriptional regulator, whose amino-acid sequence MLPRAEQKQQTRNALMDAARHLMECGRGFGSLSLREVAKTAGIVPTGFYRHFADMDQLGLELVSEVGQTFRETIRLVRHNEFVMGGIIDASVRIFLDVVAANRSQFLFLAREQYGGSLPVRLAIGKLRENISSDLAADLSLMPKLQHLDFAGLSVMADLIVKSVFATLPDIIDPPAEALPVHLTPQAKITQQLRFIFIGLKHWQGLGSTE is encoded by the coding sequence ATGCTGCCCCGCGCCGAACAGAAACAACAGACCCGCAACGCCTTGATGGACGCTGCCCGCCACCTGATGGAATGCGGCCGAGGATTCGGCAGCCTGAGCCTGCGTGAAGTGGCAAAAACCGCTGGCATTGTCCCGACCGGTTTCTACCGGCACTTTGCCGATATGGATCAGTTAGGGCTGGAACTGGTCAGCGAAGTCGGCCAGACCTTCCGCGAAACCATCCGCCTGGTGCGCCACAATGAATTCGTCATGGGCGGAATCATCGATGCCTCAGTGCGAATTTTCCTTGATGTGGTCGCGGCCAACCGTTCGCAGTTCCTGTTTCTGGCGCGCGAACAATATGGTGGCTCGCTGCCGGTGCGCCTGGCCATCGGCAAACTGCGCGAAAACATCAGCTCGGACCTGGCCGCCGACCTGTCCTTGATGCCCAAGCTGCAACACCTCGATTTCGCCGGGTTATCGGTCATGGCTGACCTGATCGTCAAAAGCGTGTTCGCCACCCTTCCCGACATCATCGACCCTCCCGCCGAGGCACTGCCCGTGCATCTGACGCCACAGGCAAAGATCACTCAGCAGCTGCGCTTTATTTTTATCGGTTTGAAGCATTGGCAAGGGTTGGGCAGTACCGAGTAA
- a CDS encoding AGE family epimerase/isomerase yields MPDAPRSASQPELTALFATVQQHFQDVIVPLWQGPGWNAAMALPYEALDAEHRPLPPQRYRAMACARQLYLFASLIGDVPAAEERAAALFRSLQRHFHDAEHGGWFYSIDAHGAPLDQRKDLYTHAFILFACAHYWAKVREPLVASVLNAALEVVAQRFATDDGLYEASLDRDWSSLNTGPLQNPLMHLAEAFLATLSVRDDTAVQTALVVLCDGMHKRFIHPDDGVMLEKPLGAVDNWFEPGHQFEWYFLLESSALLRGSTLHRSLSRAFSATEQQGVNQQTGAVRAMLDPNLDGRPRDETQRIWAQAEYLRALTLRPDSEALIQRQLLALQQRFLHAGGWYECLDRDSAVSRGDMPSTTPYHLATCYRGLAEYFG; encoded by the coding sequence ATGCCCGACGCTCCCCGCTCCGCCTCCCAGCCTGAATTGACCGCCCTGTTCGCCACTGTGCAGCAGCACTTCCAGGACGTGATCGTGCCGCTCTGGCAAGGGCCCGGCTGGAACGCAGCCATGGCGTTGCCGTATGAAGCGCTGGACGCCGAGCATCGGCCACTACCGCCACAACGCTACCGGGCCATGGCCTGCGCGCGACAGCTGTACCTGTTCGCCAGCCTGATCGGAGACGTGCCGGCTGCCGAAGAGCGGGCTGCTGCGCTGTTTCGCTCGTTACAACGGCATTTCCACGATGCCGAGCACGGCGGCTGGTTCTATAGCATCGATGCCCATGGCGCGCCGCTGGATCAGCGTAAAGACCTCTACACCCACGCCTTCATTCTGTTTGCCTGCGCCCATTACTGGGCCAAGGTTCGTGAGCCGTTGGTTGCGTCGGTGCTCAATGCGGCACTGGAAGTCGTTGCGCAGCGTTTCGCCACAGACGACGGTCTGTACGAAGCCAGCCTCGACCGCGACTGGTCGTCGCTCAACACCGGGCCATTGCAAAACCCGCTGATGCATTTGGCCGAAGCATTCCTCGCCACGCTTTCCGTACGCGACGACACCGCCGTGCAAACCGCGCTCGTTGTGCTGTGCGACGGCATGCACAAGCGCTTCATCCACCCGGATGACGGGGTGATGCTGGAGAAGCCGCTGGGGGCTGTGGATAACTGGTTTGAACCGGGGCATCAGTTCGAATGGTATTTCCTGCTCGAGTCTTCGGCGTTGCTACGCGGATCAACACTGCACCGGTCCTTGAGTCGCGCCTTCAGTGCTACCGAGCAACAAGGCGTCAATCAGCAGACAGGAGCGGTTCGGGCCATGCTTGACCCGAATCTGGACGGTCGCCCCCGCGATGAAACCCAGCGCATCTGGGCCCAGGCGGAATACCTGCGAGCCCTGACTTTGCGCCCGGACAGCGAAGCGTTGATTCAACGCCAGTTGCTCGCATTGCAACAACGCTTCCTGCATGCCGGTGGCTGGTACGAGTGCCTGGACAGGGACAGCGCGGTCAGCCGCGGGGACATGCCGTCGACCACGCCTTACCATTTGGCGACCTGTTATCGCGGCCTCGCCGAATATTTCGGTTGA
- a CDS encoding AsmA family protein, whose product MTRSRKILAWVVGGLVLLMALLLVIIAFFDWNRIKPPLNTKVSEELHRPFAINGNLTVVWKREIDEDGWRAWVPWPHVVAEDLSLGNPQWSKRPQMVSLKRVELRVSPLALLAQRVVIPRIDLTEPNADLQRLADGRANWTFTFDPKDPNAKPSSWVVDIGAIGFDKGHVTLDDQSLNTQLDLLIELLGKPIPFSEIVGDKAARKALEKGSAPQDYAFALKVKGQYHGQKLAGEGKVGGLLALQDATQPFPLQAQVKIADTRVELAGTLTDPLNLGALDLRLKLAGSSLGNLYPLTGVTLPASPPYATDGHLSAKLHEPDGATFRYEAFNGTIGGSDIHGNLAYVASQPRPTLSGALISNQLLFADLAPLIGADSNAKQKARGGESKQPADKVLPVEEFRTERWRDMDADVEFTGKRIVHSEKLPFTDLYTHLLLTDGQLSLEPLRFGMAGGKLDAQIRLNGRATPLEGRAKLTARGFKLKQLFPSFETMKTSFGELNGDADITGRGNSVAALLGSANGNLKMLINDGAISRELMELAGLNVGNYVVGKVFGDKDVKINCAAADFGIKSGLATSRLFVFDTENAIVYIDGTANMASEQLDLTITPESKGWRLISLRSPLYVRGKFIKPDAGVKGVPLMLRGAGMVALGVIAGPAAGLLALVAPSGGEPNQCAPLLERMKAGKAPKTVKG is encoded by the coding sequence ATGACGCGCAGTCGTAAAATTCTCGCCTGGGTTGTCGGCGGCCTCGTGTTGCTGATGGCCCTGCTGCTGGTGATCATTGCGTTCTTCGACTGGAACCGGATCAAACCGCCGCTCAACACCAAAGTCTCCGAAGAACTGCACCGCCCCTTTGCCATCAACGGCAACCTGACGGTGGTCTGGAAGCGTGAAATCGATGAAGACGGTTGGCGTGCCTGGGTGCCGTGGCCGCACGTGGTGGCCGAGGACTTGAGCCTGGGCAACCCGCAATGGTCGAAAAGGCCGCAAATGGTCAGCCTCAAGCGCGTCGAATTGCGGGTTTCGCCGTTGGCTCTATTGGCACAGCGGGTAGTGATTCCGCGCATCGACCTCACCGAACCCAATGCCGATCTGCAACGCCTGGCTGACGGCCGCGCCAACTGGACGTTCACGTTCGACCCGAAAGACCCGAACGCCAAACCGTCCAGCTGGGTGGTAGACATCGGTGCGATCGGCTTCGACAAGGGCCACGTCACCCTTGACGACCAGAGCCTGAACACTCAGCTCGACCTGCTGATCGAGCTGTTGGGCAAGCCGATTCCGTTCAGCGAGATCGTCGGTGATAAAGCCGCCAGGAAAGCCCTGGAGAAGGGCTCGGCGCCGCAGGATTATGCGTTTGCGCTGAAGGTCAAAGGCCAATACCACGGTCAGAAACTCGCAGGCGAAGGCAAGGTCGGCGGGCTGCTGGCGTTGCAGGACGCGACCCAACCGTTCCCGTTGCAGGCGCAGGTGAAGATCGCTGACACCCGCGTCGAGCTGGCCGGGACGCTGACCGATCCACTGAACCTCGGCGCGCTGGACCTGCGCCTGAAACTGGCCGGCAGCAGCCTGGGCAACCTTTATCCATTGACCGGCGTAACCCTGCCGGCTTCGCCGCCTTACGCCACCGACGGTCACCTGAGCGCCAAGTTGCACGAGCCGGACGGTGCGACGTTTCGCTACGAAGCATTCAACGGCACCATCGGCGGCAGCGATATTCACGGCAACCTGGCGTATGTCGCCAGCCAGCCTCGGCCCACGCTCAGTGGTGCGCTGATCTCCAATCAACTGCTGTTTGCCGACCTCGCGCCGTTGATCGGCGCCGACTCCAACGCCAAGCAAAAGGCCCGTGGCGGCGAAAGCAAGCAGCCGGCGGACAAGGTGTTGCCGGTCGAAGAGTTTCGTACCGAGCGCTGGCGCGATATGGACGCCGACGTCGAGTTCACTGGCAAGCGTATCGTCCACAGCGAGAAACTGCCGTTCACCGATCTCTACACCCATCTGCTGCTCACCGATGGCCAGCTCAGCCTGGAGCCGCTGCGTTTCGGCATGGCGGGTGGCAAGCTCGATGCACAAATCCGTCTCAACGGTCGTGCCACGCCGCTGGAAGGGCGGGCGAAACTGACCGCGCGCGGCTTCAAACTCAAGCAGCTGTTCCCGAGCTTCGAGACGATGAAAACCAGCTTCGGTGAGCTCAACGGTGACGCCGACATTACCGGTCGCGGCAACTCGGTGGCGGCGTTGCTGGGCAGCGCCAATGGCAATCTGAAGATGTTGATCAACGACGGCGCGATCAGTCGTGAACTGATGGAGCTCGCGGGGCTGAATGTCGGCAATTACGTGGTCGGGAAAGTCTTTGGTGACAAGGACGTGAAGATCAACTGCGCGGCGGCCGACTTCGGCATCAAGAGCGGTTTGGCGACTTCCCGGCTGTTTGTGTTCGACACCGAGAACGCAATTGTCTACATCGACGGCACGGCGAACATGGCCAGTGAGCAGCTCGACCTGACCATCACGCCAGAATCCAAGGGCTGGCGGCTGATCTCGTTACGTTCGCCGCTGTATGTGCGCGGCAAATTCATCAAGCCGGATGCCGGCGTGAAAGGTGTGCCGTTGATGCTGCGGGGCGCGGGGATGGTGGCGCTCGGTGTGATTGCCGGACCGGCGGCCGGGCTGCTGGCATTGGTGGCGCCGAGTGGCGGTGAGCCAAATCAATGCGCGCCATTGCTGGAGCGGATGAAGGCGGGCAAGGCGCCCAAGACCGTCAAGGGCTGA